A region of Salinibacter sp. 10B DNA encodes the following proteins:
- a CDS encoding sulfatase, whose product MPVSKSRFQVRLLIFCLLLFVGPRLAPAQSSDVPENVVFIFSDDHRYDFMGFHDRAPDFLETPNLDRMRREGVHLANAFVGTSLCSPSRASILTGQHAHRHGVVDNQRMVPDTTHFFPETLQERGYQTAFFGKWHMGRASAEPRRGFDQWASFRGQGPYFDPTLNINGTERDFEGYTANVITDQALQWLTEREGEEPFFMYLSHKNVHSPFTPHPKDEERYADETMPHPQSMKNIRENYLMKPDWVQEQRYGWHGVEHMYHLGMDSFDRRLRNYCESLYSMDRQIGRVLDYLEESGQADNTLVIYMGDNGFMWGEHGLIDKRQMYAPSVRVPMLAWAPGFIEEGRTIEEMVQNIDVAPTILDVADAEPVNKIDGRSALPLLQGQPDVDWRESILYEYYWEWNFPHTPTMFGLRTDRWKYVFYYGLWDKNELYNVQRDPEEMHNLINVRSELADSLRNRLFDRLEATGGMSIPLKRPRGGQQDERKIPDGSTHQ is encoded by the coding sequence GTGCCTGTTTCCAAATCTCGTTTCCAGGTGCGTCTCCTCATCTTTTGTCTTCTGCTCTTCGTCGGGCCGCGGCTCGCCCCGGCCCAGTCGAGCGATGTGCCAGAAAACGTCGTGTTTATCTTCAGCGACGATCACCGGTACGATTTCATGGGCTTTCACGATCGCGCCCCCGACTTTCTTGAGACTCCCAACCTGGACCGAATGCGCCGAGAGGGCGTCCACCTGGCCAATGCCTTCGTGGGAACCAGCCTGTGCTCCCCGAGCCGCGCCTCGATCCTCACGGGGCAGCACGCCCACCGTCACGGTGTGGTTGACAACCAGCGCATGGTGCCAGACACGACCCACTTTTTTCCGGAGACTCTACAAGAGAGAGGCTACCAGACGGCTTTCTTTGGCAAATGGCACATGGGCCGCGCCAGTGCCGAGCCGCGCCGCGGCTTTGATCAGTGGGCCAGCTTTCGGGGGCAGGGGCCGTACTTTGATCCCACCCTCAATATCAACGGCACTGAGCGGGACTTCGAGGGCTACACGGCCAACGTAATTACCGACCAGGCCCTGCAGTGGCTGACGGAGCGGGAGGGCGAAGAGCCCTTCTTTATGTACCTCTCGCACAAGAACGTCCACAGCCCCTTCACGCCGCACCCGAAGGACGAGGAGCGCTATGCGGACGAGACAATGCCGCATCCGCAGTCCATGAAAAACATCCGGGAGAACTATCTGATGAAGCCGGACTGGGTGCAGGAACAGCGCTACGGCTGGCACGGGGTGGAGCACATGTATCACCTCGGAATGGACTCCTTTGACCGGCGGCTGCGCAACTACTGCGAGTCGCTCTATTCGATGGACCGGCAGATTGGACGGGTGCTCGATTATTTGGAGGAGAGTGGGCAGGCGGACAATACACTCGTCATCTACATGGGCGACAACGGCTTTATGTGGGGAGAGCACGGCCTCATCGACAAGCGCCAGATGTACGCACCGTCCGTGCGCGTACCGATGCTGGCCTGGGCGCCGGGCTTCATCGAGGAGGGACGCACGATTGAGGAGATGGTGCAGAATATCGATGTCGCGCCGACGATCCTGGACGTAGCCGACGCCGAGCCAGTCAACAAGATCGACGGACGGTCTGCGCTGCCGCTTCTACAGGGGCAGCCGGACGTGGACTGGCGCGAGTCGATTCTGTACGAGTATTACTGGGAGTGGAATTTCCCGCACACCCCCACCATGTTTGGTCTTCGGACTGATCGGTGGAAGTACGTCTTCTACTACGGCCTTTGGGATAAAAACGAGCTCTACAATGTCCAGCGTGATCCGGAAGAGATGCACAACCTCATCAATGTACGCTCGGAACTGGCCGACAGCCTGCGCAATCGGCTCTTTGATCGGCTGGAGGCGACGGGGGGCATGAGCATTCCTCTCAAGCGTCCGCGTGGGGGGCAGCAGGACGAACGGAAAATCCCTGACGGCTCCACCCATCAGTAA
- a CDS encoding amidohydrolase family protein: MRPRILLFAVLCLCLTLPVQAQEQPHVFRNATLYPISSDPIENGTMVVQGGTIQAVGEAGAVDVPDGAVTHDVAGKVIMPGLVDTHSHIGQVSGGDGSAALHPDVRTIDAINVRHPSMDRARAGGITTVQVLSGSGHLMSGQTTFLKLRDGGTVGELNACDDRPVEECGGMKMANGTNPQRESGSFPGTRARAAAMAREAFVEAQAYRRKKQQAETEADMPDRDLRMEGLVDVLEGERAVHFHTHRHDDILTAIRLSDEFDFDLVLHHVSEGWKVAEEIAEANVPASIIVLDSPGGKKEADELVYRTGRVLNEAGVDVAYHTDDPITDSRLLLRQPAIGVRAGMSREAALESVTLAGARMLGMEDEIGSLDEGKDADFVVLSGDPLSVYTNIQQTWVEGTVVFDRSNPEDRDFATGGYRVYDDAVQHVHN; the protein is encoded by the coding sequence ATGCGTCCTCGGATTCTCTTGTTCGCTGTTCTGTGCCTGTGCCTCACGCTGCCGGTGCAGGCACAGGAGCAGCCCCACGTCTTCCGCAATGCTACTTTGTATCCCATCTCGTCCGACCCCATTGAAAATGGAACGATGGTCGTGCAAGGGGGCACCATCCAGGCTGTCGGGGAAGCGGGAGCGGTCGACGTGCCGGACGGGGCTGTGACGCACGACGTGGCAGGGAAGGTCATTATGCCGGGCCTCGTGGACACGCACTCCCACATCGGGCAGGTGAGTGGCGGGGACGGGTCGGCGGCTCTCCATCCGGACGTTCGCACCATCGATGCGATTAATGTCCGGCATCCCTCAATGGACCGCGCCCGTGCCGGGGGCATCACCACTGTGCAAGTACTGTCGGGCTCCGGTCACCTGATGAGTGGGCAGACGACCTTTCTCAAACTGCGCGATGGAGGGACCGTCGGCGAGCTCAATGCGTGCGACGATCGTCCCGTTGAAGAGTGCGGGGGCATGAAGATGGCCAACGGCACCAATCCGCAGCGCGAGAGCGGATCGTTTCCGGGCACACGGGCCCGCGCCGCTGCAATGGCGCGCGAGGCCTTCGTAGAAGCGCAGGCGTACCGGCGCAAGAAGCAGCAGGCCGAGACGGAGGCCGACATGCCGGACCGCGATTTGCGGATGGAGGGGCTCGTGGATGTTCTGGAGGGGGAGCGCGCCGTTCACTTCCACACGCACCGCCACGACGACATTCTCACGGCCATCCGGCTCAGTGACGAATTTGACTTTGATTTAGTCCTCCATCACGTGAGCGAAGGCTGGAAGGTGGCCGAGGAGATTGCCGAGGCGAACGTGCCGGCCTCCATCATTGTGCTCGATTCGCCCGGTGGCAAGAAAGAGGCGGATGAACTCGTCTACCGTACGGGTCGGGTGCTCAACGAAGCCGGGGTCGACGTGGCCTACCACACGGACGACCCGATCACCGATTCACGGCTGCTCCTACGCCAGCCGGCCATCGGGGTGCGGGCGGGAATGTCGCGCGAGGCGGCCCTCGAATCGGTCACCTTGGCGGGAGCGCGCATGCTGGGGATGGAAGACGAAATCGGCTCGCTCGACGAAGGAAAAGACGCCGACTTCGTCGTTCTTTCCGGCGATCCTTTGAGTGTCTACACCAATATTCAGCAGACCTGGGTGGAGGGAACGGTTGTGTTTGATCGGTCGAATCCGGAGGACCGCGACTTCGCCACTGGAGGCTATCGGGTCTATGATGATGCTGTCCAGCACGTCCACAACTGA
- a CDS encoding amidohydrolase family protein yields MLTFRSIRRYNLALVALLCIGLVSQAGYAQHAVQADTLYTMTDQGPIVNGVVLIEEGTIAEVGPATEVSVPSDATVHEATVATPGLIDPRGTVGLSGIHNVPADQDQLDTSEPMQPALRAIDAYNPREQLVSFVRQLGITTVHTGHAPGALISGQTATFSTAGETVASSVMDSLTTVAMTLGPDAQARFESPDTRGKGVAMLRQQLLDARAAMDTEEPTTDLGTRVLQKVLRGEVPALVTAHRAHDIQAALRLQEEFGFDMILDGASEAYLVADEIEEADVPVILHPTMTRPSGTTQNAAFTTAGRLHEAGIPVAIQSGWEPYVPKTRIVLYEAAIAMANGLPRRAALESITSAPAEILGLDRIGTIASGQAADLVLFDGDPFEYTTHVCTVIDDGNVVSTECK; encoded by the coding sequence ATGCTGACTTTTCGCTCTATCCGCCGCTACAATCTGGCGCTCGTCGCTCTTCTTTGTATCGGTCTCGTTTCACAGGCGGGGTATGCCCAGCACGCGGTACAGGCCGATACGCTCTACACCATGACCGACCAGGGCCCGATTGTGAACGGCGTCGTTCTTATTGAGGAGGGCACGATTGCCGAAGTGGGGCCGGCAACGGAGGTGTCTGTGCCGTCAGATGCCACGGTGCACGAAGCGACGGTTGCCACCCCGGGCCTCATTGATCCCCGGGGCACCGTGGGACTCTCCGGCATTCACAACGTGCCCGCCGATCAGGATCAGCTCGACACTTCCGAGCCCATGCAGCCCGCCCTGCGGGCGATTGACGCCTACAATCCGCGCGAGCAATTGGTGTCGTTCGTTCGTCAGCTGGGCATCACCACCGTCCACACAGGACATGCCCCCGGTGCTCTCATCAGTGGCCAGACGGCCACGTTTTCGACTGCAGGGGAGACTGTGGCGTCATCCGTCATGGACTCGCTCACGACCGTCGCCATGACGCTGGGGCCGGACGCACAGGCCCGCTTCGAGTCGCCCGATACTCGGGGCAAAGGGGTGGCCATGCTCCGACAACAGTTGCTCGACGCCCGGGCCGCAATGGATACGGAGGAGCCGACGACGGATCTTGGTACGAGGGTGTTGCAAAAGGTGCTTCGCGGAGAGGTCCCGGCTCTCGTGACGGCCCACCGCGCGCATGACATTCAGGCGGCTCTGCGGCTACAGGAGGAGTTTGGGTTCGACATGATTCTGGACGGGGCGTCGGAGGCGTACCTCGTTGCTGATGAGATCGAGGAGGCCGACGTGCCGGTGATTCTACATCCCACCATGACGCGGCCGAGCGGCACGACGCAGAACGCGGCCTTTACGACTGCTGGACGGCTACACGAGGCCGGCATCCCGGTGGCCATCCAGAGCGGATGGGAACCGTACGTTCCGAAGACGCGCATTGTGCTCTACGAAGCCGCGATTGCAATGGCCAACGGGCTGCCCCGTCGGGCGGCGCTGGAGAGCATAACGAGCGCCCCCGCCGAGATCCTTGGGTTGGACAGGATCGGCACAATCGCGTCCGGCCAGGCCGCCGATCTTGTCCTCTTCGACGGCGACCCCTTCGAGTACACGACGCATGTGTGCACCGTCATTGATGACGGGAACGTGGTGAGTACCGAGTGCAAGTAG
- the katG gene encoding catalase/peroxidase HPI — MSQDPPTEASETNGCPVMHNGSREQRKTPATNRQWWPSSLDIEILDQNAQDVGPWNGDFDYPDAFQSLDFEALKEDIEEVMTTSKDWWPADYGHYGPLFIRMAWHSAGTYRTTDGRGGGSGGRQRLAPLNSWPDNANLDKARRLLWPVKQKYGRKISWADLMLLAGNVAMESMGFKTFGFGGGREDDFKPDGSIDWGPENEMETWDRFDEDDELEGPLGATVMGLIYVNPEGPEGNPDPEWSARRIRQSFGRMAMNDRETAALIAGGHTFGKVHGAADSDEYVGAEPEAAPIEQQGLGWKSDYGSGKGADTITSGIEGPWTDEPTQWDLGYLDLLLDNEWEVHEGPGGAWQWRPKSDELKGIAPDAHDASATVDPMMLTTDIALKRDPDYREIIEDFQENPDEFQDAFARAWFKLLHRDMGPKERYLGPEVPDEDLIWQDPVPDVDHDLIGDAEIAELKDAILDTDLSVSRLVKTAWASASTYRDSDKRGGANGARIRLKPHRSWEANEPYELSRTLNVLESLQQDFNEGRDDDVRVSMADLIVLGGAAAIEKAAADAGYDVEVPFTPGRTDATQEQTDVEAFEWLEPKADGFRNYIADDPGQDWTPEEFLIDKADLLDLTPAEMTVLVGGMRALDATHEQADGHGVFTDRPETLTNDYFQNLLSMDYEWEPVSEAKQIFEVQDRDTGEVEWTATRVDLIFGSNSRLRTLAEVYGADDGEEKLVHDFVDAWTKVMTLDRFDLDE; from the coding sequence ATGTCACAAGACCCCCCAACGGAAGCGAGCGAAACGAATGGTTGCCCGGTGATGCACAACGGTTCGAGGGAGCAGCGGAAGACCCCTGCAACGAACCGTCAGTGGTGGCCCAGCAGCCTAGACATCGAGATTCTCGATCAAAATGCGCAGGATGTCGGCCCTTGGAATGGAGACTTCGACTATCCTGACGCTTTTCAGAGCCTCGATTTCGAGGCTCTCAAGGAAGACATTGAAGAGGTGATGACCACCTCGAAGGACTGGTGGCCGGCCGACTACGGGCACTACGGGCCGCTCTTCATTCGGATGGCGTGGCACAGTGCCGGCACCTACCGCACCACCGACGGCCGGGGTGGGGGATCCGGCGGCCGACAGCGGCTGGCGCCCCTCAACAGCTGGCCCGACAACGCGAACCTCGACAAGGCCCGCCGCCTGCTGTGGCCGGTCAAACAGAAGTACGGTCGCAAGATTTCCTGGGCGGACCTGATGCTCCTGGCCGGCAACGTGGCCATGGAGTCGATGGGCTTCAAGACGTTTGGGTTCGGCGGCGGCCGAGAGGACGACTTCAAGCCCGACGGTTCCATCGACTGGGGCCCGGAAAACGAAATGGAAACCTGGGATCGATTTGACGAGGACGACGAGCTGGAAGGCCCGCTTGGAGCGACGGTGATGGGCCTCATCTACGTGAATCCTGAAGGTCCGGAGGGCAACCCAGATCCCGAATGGTCGGCCCGGCGCATCCGTCAATCCTTCGGCCGGATGGCGATGAACGACCGCGAGACGGCCGCGCTCATCGCCGGTGGCCACACGTTCGGAAAGGTCCACGGGGCCGCCGACAGTGACGAGTACGTCGGAGCGGAGCCCGAAGCAGCCCCGATTGAGCAGCAGGGCCTCGGCTGGAAAAGTGACTACGGCTCCGGCAAGGGCGCCGACACCATCACCAGTGGCATCGAAGGCCCCTGGACCGATGAGCCGACCCAGTGGGACCTCGGCTATCTTGATCTCCTGCTCGACAACGAATGGGAGGTGCACGAGGGCCCCGGCGGCGCCTGGCAGTGGCGTCCGAAGAGTGACGAACTGAAGGGGATTGCGCCGGACGCACACGATGCGTCGGCCACGGTGGATCCGATGATGCTCACGACGGACATCGCCCTGAAACGGGACCCGGACTACCGTGAGATCATCGAGGACTTTCAGGAGAACCCCGATGAATTCCAGGACGCATTCGCGCGGGCCTGGTTCAAGCTGCTTCACCGGGACATGGGACCGAAGGAACGCTACCTCGGTCCGGAGGTGCCCGACGAGGACCTGATCTGGCAGGACCCCGTGCCCGATGTCGATCACGACCTGATCGGGGACGCGGAGATCGCTGAGCTTAAAGACGCGATTCTCGATACCGACCTGTCCGTCTCCCGGCTGGTCAAGACCGCCTGGGCATCGGCGTCGACGTACCGCGACAGCGACAAGCGGGGCGGGGCCAACGGGGCGCGCATTCGCCTCAAGCCGCACCGCAGCTGGGAAGCCAACGAGCCGTACGAACTGTCCCGCACGCTGAACGTCCTGGAGAGCCTCCAGCAGGACTTCAACGAGGGGCGAGACGACGACGTGCGGGTGTCGATGGCCGACCTGATCGTGCTGGGCGGGGCTGCCGCCATCGAAAAGGCCGCGGCCGACGCCGGATACGACGTGGAGGTGCCGTTCACGCCCGGTCGTACCGACGCCACCCAGGAGCAGACCGACGTGGAGGCGTTCGAGTGGCTGGAGCCGAAAGCAGACGGCTTCCGCAACTACATCGCAGACGATCCGGGACAGGACTGGACGCCGGAGGAGTTTCTGATCGACAAGGCGGACCTGCTGGATCTGACGCCTGCTGAGATGACGGTGCTCGTCGGTGGAATGCGTGCGCTCGACGCCACCCACGAACAGGCCGACGGGCACGGGGTCTTCACCGATCGGCCGGAGACGCTGACCAACGACTACTTCCAGAACCTGCTCTCCATGGACTACGAGTGGGAGCCGGTGTCGGAGGCGAAGCAGATCTTTGAGGTTCAGGACCGCGACACCGGCGAGGTCGAGTGGACGGCCACCCGCGTGGACCTGATCTTCGGATCCAACTCCCGCCTTCGCACCCTGGCGGAGGTCTACGGCGCCGACGACGGCGAGGAGAAGCTCGTCCACGACTTTGTGGACGCCTGGACGAAGGTGATGACCCTGGATCGCTTCGACCTGGACGAGTAA